In Lutra lutra chromosome 5, mLutLut1.2, whole genome shotgun sequence, a single genomic region encodes these proteins:
- the LEAP2 gene encoding liver-expressed antimicrobial peptide 2 isoform X1 produces the protein MRHLKLFAVLTICLLLLNQADGSPVLELSSTKRRSRRMTPFWRGVSLRPIGSSCRDDSECITRLCSRIQCGTWTHDPEIMT, from the exons ATGCGGCACCTCAAGCTCTTTGCAGTGCTCACGATCTGCTTGCTGCTGTTGAACCAG GCAGATGGCTCCCCGGTACTGGAACTGAGTTCAACAAAGAGAAGGTCACGGAGAATGACCCCGTTTTGGAGAGGGGTCTCCCTCAGGCCCATTGGATCCTCTTGCCGGGACGATTCCGAGTGTATCACAAGGCTATGCAG tagaatcCAATGTGGGACctggactcatgaccctgagatcatgacctga
- the LEAP2 gene encoding liver-expressed antimicrobial peptide 2 isoform X2, translating to MRHLKLFAVLTICLLLLNQADGSPVLELSSTKRRSRRMTPFWRGVSLRPIGSSCRDDSECITRLCRKRRCSLSVVQE from the exons ATGCGGCACCTCAAGCTCTTTGCAGTGCTCACGATCTGCTTGCTGCTGTTGAACCAG GCAGATGGCTCCCCGGTACTGGAACTGAGTTCAACAAAGAGAAGGTCACGGAGAATGACCCCGTTTTGGAGAGGGGTCTCCCTCAGGCCCATTGGATCCTCTTGCCGGGACGATTCCGAGTGTATCACAAGGCTATGCAG aaaaagaCGCTGTTCCCTAAGTGTGGTCCAGGAATGA